One genomic segment of Salinigranum rubrum includes these proteins:
- a CDS encoding TrmB family transcriptional regulator, whose protein sequence is MATLRDLGLSEYEARSYRALLRLGPATAKELSRASDVPMGRVYDVLNGLEQLGLVRSQASSRPKKYVGVEPETGLERLLDDKKAELDRKARQYESIVSELSTELDAHRPTDEQFWTAAVGPEDSAELLVERLAAADQRLVMVIGTPSPQFDIGRVSQQVVDRLDRALARGVEVSLLLSPDLVDYVPETVWDDYHDRLVTSEAFEARVDDAISGSFHLIDDVEVCIDVPNPLDPTQAFALIALTDPEFASNLKRTFDEQWVDAEPLSL, encoded by the coding sequence ATGGCGACGCTGCGCGACCTCGGGCTGTCCGAGTACGAGGCCCGGTCGTACAGAGCCCTGCTTCGTCTCGGTCCGGCGACGGCCAAAGAGCTCTCGCGGGCGAGCGACGTCCCGATGGGGCGGGTGTACGACGTCCTCAACGGCCTCGAACAACTCGGGCTCGTCCGGAGTCAGGCGTCGAGCCGACCGAAAAAGTACGTCGGCGTCGAGCCGGAGACGGGGCTCGAACGACTCCTCGACGACAAGAAGGCCGAACTGGACCGGAAGGCGCGGCAGTACGAGTCCATCGTCTCCGAACTGTCGACCGAACTCGACGCACACCGGCCGACCGACGAGCAGTTCTGGACCGCGGCGGTCGGACCCGAGGACAGCGCGGAACTCCTCGTCGAGCGGCTGGCGGCCGCCGATCAGCGGCTCGTCATGGTCATCGGGACGCCCTCGCCGCAGTTCGACATCGGACGGGTGAGTCAGCAGGTCGTCGACCGACTCGACCGGGCGCTCGCCCGCGGCGTCGAGGTGTCGTTGCTCCTCTCCCCGGACCTCGTGGACTACGTCCCGGAGACGGTCTGGGACGATTACCACGACCGGCTGGTGACGAGCGAGGCCTTCGAGGCGCGGGTCGACGACGCCATCTCGGGGTCGTTTCACCTCATCGACGACGTCGAGGTCTGTATCGACGTGCCAAACCCGCTCGATCCGACGCAGGCGTTCGCGCTCATCGCGCTCACGGACCCGGAGTTCGCCTCGAACCTGAAGCGGACGTTCGACGAACAGTGGGTCGACGCCGAGCCGTTGTCGCTGTGA
- a CDS encoding helix-turn-helix domain-containing protein, whose protein sequence is MSNQEPLQGLDRALRLSLRVWHPDCWVIELTGRLDFGLIGYGTRTRPDGRTTTLYTIYANTEQQLSAAVAAIRDHPQVYIVSEVNQTPRRESGAVPGNATRGLLVDHDGTTQISDEFTSRGFVHAEPVDGNNGFEYWTLLTNHGRSEVQPLLDEICANVGAEITVLGFGEASWGTGLGGLPLHRLTRRQHEVFRLARQNGYYAVPRRISAEELAAELGITASTLHEHLHKVEATLLGG, encoded by the coding sequence ATGTCGAATCAGGAGCCACTCCAGGGTCTCGACCGGGCGCTTCGCCTCTCGCTACGGGTGTGGCATCCGGACTGCTGGGTCATCGAACTGACGGGCCGACTCGATTTCGGACTGATCGGGTACGGCACGCGCACCCGACCGGACGGTCGGACGACGACGCTCTATACGATCTACGCGAACACCGAGCAACAGCTCTCGGCCGCAGTCGCGGCGATCCGCGACCATCCACAGGTGTACATCGTCTCGGAGGTGAACCAGACACCCCGTCGAGAGTCGGGAGCGGTCCCTGGAAACGCGACGAGAGGTCTCCTCGTCGACCACGACGGGACGACGCAAATCAGCGACGAGTTCACCTCCCGAGGCTTCGTGCACGCCGAACCCGTCGACGGGAACAACGGGTTCGAGTACTGGACCCTCCTCACCAATCACGGCCGGTCGGAGGTCCAGCCGCTTCTCGACGAGATCTGTGCGAACGTCGGCGCCGAGATCACCGTACTCGGGTTCGGGGAGGCGTCGTGGGGGACGGGACTGGGAGGACTGCCGCTCCACCGACTCACCCGACGGCAACACGAGGTGTTCCGACTCGCTCGTCAGAACGGGTACTACGCGGTCCCCCGACGGATCTCCGCGGAGGAGCTAGCAGCCGAACTCGGCATCACGGCGTCGACGCTACACGAACACCTCCACAAGGTGGAGGCGACGCTCCTCGGTGGCTGA
- a CDS encoding methylated-DNA--[protein]-cysteine S-methyltransferase translates to MTYHIFGYEVELAETRIAESQSTVREQLAAYERGDRRRFDLEITLPDGFTGEVHTALQAIPYGETRTYGQVAERVGTAPIAVGQACARNPLPLVVPCHRVVGSDSLRGYMYPGLQERLLELERAHVVE, encoded by the coding sequence ATGACGTACCACATCTTCGGCTACGAAGTCGAACTGGCGGAGACGCGGATCGCCGAGTCGCAGTCGACCGTTCGGGAGCAACTCGCAGCGTACGAGCGTGGGGACCGACGTCGGTTCGATCTGGAGATCACACTCCCCGACGGTTTCACCGGGGAGGTACACACGGCTCTCCAGGCGATTCCGTACGGCGAGACTCGCACCTACGGGCAGGTCGCCGAGCGGGTGGGAACGGCTCCGATCGCCGTCGGACAGGCGTGTGCGCGGAACCCGCTCCCTCTCGTCGTCCCCTGTCACCGGGTTGTCGGCTCGGACTCCCTGCGCGGGTATATGTATCCCGGTCTCCAAGAACGGCTGTTGGAGCTCGAACGAGCACACGTCGTCGAATGA
- the mptA gene encoding GTP cyclohydrolase MptA, whose translation MSHQLPDVQATRPDVTVGLSQVGVTGVEKLVKIARNGKRPLVLMAEFEVFVDLPSGRKGIDMSRNMQVIDEVLEEAVSEPAYRVEDVCGDAAERLLAKHDYTSTAEVHMEAELILKEDTPESGLATQSSVDIIASATATEEGTREEIGARVVGMTVCPCSQGMSASRARDTLLDLGVDEETTEEFLDAVPQPGHSQRGHATLTVTSDGSPDVDLIDIVDIARDSMSARIYNLAKRPDEDHMTYHAHANAKFVEDCVRSLAEQTVEMFDHLPDDAVVHMKQSNDESIHQHNAHAERELTMAQLREELDA comes from the coding sequence ATGAGTCACCAGCTGCCCGACGTGCAGGCGACGCGGCCCGACGTCACCGTGGGGTTGAGTCAGGTCGGTGTGACCGGCGTCGAGAAACTCGTGAAGATCGCCCGCAACGGGAAGCGGCCGCTCGTCCTGATGGCGGAGTTCGAGGTGTTCGTCGACCTCCCGAGCGGGCGGAAGGGCATCGACATGAGCCGGAACATGCAGGTCATCGACGAAGTCCTCGAAGAGGCCGTCTCCGAGCCCGCCTACCGGGTCGAGGACGTCTGCGGCGACGCCGCCGAACGCCTCCTCGCGAAGCACGACTACACCTCCACCGCGGAGGTCCACATGGAGGCCGAACTCATCCTCAAGGAGGACACGCCCGAGAGCGGCCTCGCGACGCAGTCGAGCGTCGACATCATCGCCTCGGCCACCGCGACCGAGGAGGGGACCCGCGAGGAGATCGGTGCCCGGGTCGTGGGGATGACGGTCTGTCCCTGCTCACAGGGGATGTCCGCCTCCCGCGCCCGCGACACTCTGCTCGACCTCGGCGTCGACGAGGAGACGACCGAGGAGTTCCTCGACGCGGTCCCTCAGCCCGGTCACTCACAGCGCGGGCACGCCACGCTCACCGTGACGAGCGACGGGTCGCCCGACGTCGACCTCATCGACATCGTCGACATCGCGCGGGACTCGATGAGCGCGCGCATCTACAACCTCGCGAAGCGTCCCGACGAGGACCACATGACCTACCACGCCCACGCGAACGCGAAGTTCGTCGAGGACTGCGTCCGGTCGCTGGCCGAGCAGACGGTCGAGATGTTCGACCACCTCCCGGACGACGCGGTGGTCCACATGAAGCAGTCGAACGACGAGTCCATCCACCAGCACAACGCCCACGCCGAGCGCGAGTTGACGATGGCGCAACTGCGTGAGGAACTCGACGCGTAA
- a CDS encoding DUF7124 domain-containing protein: MTLAFELDALKALSDPTAAFSDARQWTKYVGVVSEQPTYVVTNYTRKHRIRQDFFSGPRGVVESLENVKRQFDTDRHVYVGTGEEDRAAAEETGWEYLPVEQAAAAADWPLGDEEPEEDPFEDDGRDDWP; encoded by the coding sequence ATGACGCTCGCCTTCGAGTTGGACGCGCTCAAAGCGCTCTCAGACCCGACGGCGGCGTTCTCCGACGCCCGCCAGTGGACCAAGTACGTCGGCGTCGTGAGCGAACAGCCGACGTACGTCGTGACGAACTACACCCGGAAACACCGCATCAGGCAGGACTTCTTCTCGGGTCCGCGCGGGGTCGTCGAGAGCCTCGAGAACGTCAAACGACAGTTCGACACCGACCGGCACGTCTACGTCGGCACCGGGGAGGAAGACCGTGCGGCCGCCGAGGAGACGGGGTGGGAGTACCTCCCGGTCGAGCAGGCCGCCGCGGCCGCCGACTGGCCGCTCGGCGACGAGGAACCGGAAGAAGACCCGTTCGAGGACGACGGCCGAGACGACTGGCCGTAG
- a CDS encoding NAD(P)/FAD-dependent oxidoreductase, producing the protein MTQSYVIIGDGIAGSSAAETLREEAPDADVTVITDEGEALYNRILIKEFAKGKLPEAPISIHSDSWYEDRDIDLRLNTVVTNVDPDAHTLSTHEGEEIEYDKLLVATGGTPTQLPVENSDAEGIHHFWTFQDARAIREHAENSDTGVVVGAGLLGIDLAAICAAQGIDAHYLMRGECWWRYALSPDGAEIIHDALDERGVTPVFGSGVDRFETDDEGHVVSTVDPNGDTYDSDFVGIAIGLDFNAELLQNTEVECDDGIVVDEFMQTNDPDIFAAGDITQFHDVILGERTQNGAWGSAKEQGTIAAKNMVDSGSEEFRWVSSYSITHFDFPFLSFGHPTLGDDEAEMKYEDNTWRRITFKDGKIIGGVLVGDLSPQSAYKKLMREERVVSDQKDVLLEKRVDLEKVAPAQQ; encoded by the coding sequence ATGACCCAGTCGTATGTGATCATCGGCGACGGCATCGCGGGCTCGTCCGCGGCCGAGACGCTCCGTGAGGAGGCGCCAGACGCCGATGTCACCGTCATCACAGACGAGGGCGAGGCCCTGTACAACCGGATCCTCATCAAGGAGTTCGCGAAGGGCAAACTCCCCGAGGCCCCCATCTCCATCCACTCGGACTCGTGGTACGAGGACCGCGACATCGACCTGCGTCTGAACACGGTCGTCACGAACGTCGACCCCGACGCGCACACCCTCTCGACCCACGAAGGGGAGGAGATCGAGTACGACAAACTCCTCGTCGCCACCGGCGGCACGCCGACCCAGTTACCGGTCGAGAACTCCGACGCCGAGGGCATCCACCACTTCTGGACGTTTCAGGACGCCCGCGCGATCCGCGAACACGCCGAGAACTCCGATACCGGCGTCGTCGTCGGTGCCGGTCTCCTCGGCATCGACCTCGCCGCCATCTGCGCCGCCCAGGGGATCGACGCGCACTACCTGATGCGCGGCGAGTGCTGGTGGCGCTACGCGCTGTCGCCCGACGGTGCCGAGATCATCCACGACGCCCTCGACGAGCGCGGCGTCACCCCCGTCTTCGGCTCCGGCGTCGACCGCTTCGAGACCGACGACGAGGGACACGTCGTCTCGACGGTCGACCCCAACGGCGACACCTACGACTCGGACTTCGTCGGCATCGCCATCGGCCTCGACTTCAACGCCGAACTCCTCCAGAACACCGAGGTGGAGTGCGATGACGGCATCGTCGTCGACGAGTTCATGCAGACGAACGACCCGGACATCTTCGCCGCCGGCGACATCACGCAGTTCCACGACGTCATCCTCGGCGAGCGAACCCAGAACGGCGCGTGGGGCTCCGCCAAAGAGCAGGGCACCATCGCCGCGAAGAACATGGTCGACTCCGGCTCCGAGGAGTTCCGCTGGGTCTCTTCGTACTCCATCACGCACTTCGACTTCCCGTTCCTCTCGTTCGGCCACCCGACACTCGGCGACGACGAGGCCGAGATGAAGTACGAGGACAACACCTGGCGCCGCATCACGTTCAAGGACGGCAAGATCATCGGCGGCGTCCTCGTCGGTGACCTCTCCCCGCAGTCGGCGTACAAGAAGCTGATGCGCGAAGAGCGCGTCGTCTCGGACCAGAAAGACGTTCTCCTCGAGAAGCGCGTCGACCTCGAGAAGGTCGCGCCGGCACAGCAGTAA
- a CDS encoding DUF6149 family protein, translating to MKIRQNLRHWAAKKALTTPVVGDIARDKLVDLHVDVFGRKADEGRREEREAHMAAFFHCTFDTYVAALDAGFTEAEAREVTHVQANFDFYNHGWTEMMEFPADELEAHYERYEDFFGAYSITIDDPLGDFRTRTIPSAPSTPEKLDAPEHPHAEGGFADDVYVEDEEGNLHVGDAVTPDDDEVDVTAAPGMQDVESEDADDAKAD from the coding sequence ATGAAGATCCGCCAGAACCTCCGTCACTGGGCGGCGAAGAAGGCACTCACCACGCCCGTCGTCGGCGACATCGCCCGCGACAAACTCGTCGACCTCCACGTCGACGTCTTCGGTCGGAAGGCCGACGAGGGCCGTCGCGAGGAGCGCGAGGCGCACATGGCCGCGTTCTTCCACTGCACGTTCGACACCTACGTCGCCGCGCTCGACGCCGGGTTCACCGAGGCCGAAGCGCGCGAGGTGACCCACGTCCAAGCCAACTTCGACTTCTACAACCACGGCTGGACCGAGATGATGGAGTTCCCCGCCGACGAACTCGAAGCGCACTACGAGCGCTACGAGGACTTCTTCGGCGCGTACTCGATTACCATCGACGACCCCCTCGGCGACTTCCGGACGCGGACCATCCCGAGCGCGCCCTCGACCCCCGAAAAGCTCGACGCGCCCGAACACCCCCACGCCGAGGGCGGCTTCGCCGACGACGTCTACGTCGAGGACGAGGAGGGGAACCTCCACGTCGGCGACGCCGTCACCCCCGACGACGACGAGGTGGACGTCACCGCCGCGCCGGGAATGCAGGACGTGGAGTCCGAGGACGCCGACGACGCGAAAGCGGACTGA
- a CDS encoding NAD(P)/FAD-dependent oxidoreductase — MKHVVGGGIAGLAAAYRLQRQGHDVHVFEASHDLGGLAATYETAGDRIEQFYHHLSKSEETIVDLAAELGVDDRLEWLVGKNAYYVDGVVHPLDTPWEILAYPHLSLYDKFRLGMLTLGADFRELPPRFDSYESLEAYEDVPIREFVVDHTTEGVYENFFEPLLDAKFGSRKEEVSAAWLLGRIKFRGERDLLRGEILGYFDGGFAPFIDALVDAVGRENITTGARVTDLALDDGAVSTLTAERGGASETHDTEGVVVAAMPNVLEALCGYECDIDFQGAVCAVVTMDAPLTDTYWLNIAHDAPFGALIEHTNFVSPDRYGGQHLLYVASYIQSSDEPLWQASDEEIEEQWLSHLEEMFPDFSRDSVTRFRLARNPRAAPVYERGYLEKVVPYDLSEVAEGLYYAGMASRAQYPERSLNGGIVAGFECADRIDTKGNADRSGRAVDEVAGEGEGDRVVTGGET, encoded by the coding sequence ATGAAACACGTCGTCGGCGGGGGCATCGCCGGTCTCGCCGCCGCCTATCGCCTGCAACGACAGGGTCACGACGTCCACGTCTTCGAGGCCTCCCACGATCTGGGGGGCCTCGCCGCGACGTACGAAACCGCTGGTGACCGAATCGAACAGTTCTACCACCACCTCTCCAAGTCCGAGGAGACTATCGTCGACCTCGCCGCGGAACTCGGCGTCGACGACCGCCTCGAGTGGCTCGTGGGGAAGAACGCCTACTACGTCGACGGCGTCGTCCACCCGCTCGACACTCCCTGGGAAATCCTCGCGTACCCTCACCTGTCGCTGTACGACAAATTCAGGCTCGGAATGCTCACGCTCGGAGCCGACTTCCGGGAGCTTCCCCCCAGATTCGACTCCTACGAGTCGCTCGAAGCGTACGAGGACGTCCCCATCCGCGAGTTCGTCGTCGACCACACGACTGAGGGGGTGTACGAGAACTTCTTCGAGCCGCTGCTCGACGCGAAGTTCGGCTCGCGGAAGGAAGAGGTGAGCGCGGCCTGGCTCCTAGGGCGGATCAAGTTCCGCGGCGAGCGCGACCTGCTCCGCGGCGAAATCCTGGGCTACTTCGACGGCGGGTTCGCGCCGTTCATCGACGCCCTCGTCGACGCGGTCGGCCGGGAGAACATCACGACGGGCGCGCGCGTCACCGACCTCGCGCTCGACGACGGGGCCGTCTCCACGCTGACCGCCGAGCGCGGCGGCGCGAGCGAAACGCACGACACCGAGGGCGTCGTCGTCGCGGCGATGCCGAACGTCCTCGAAGCGCTCTGCGGCTACGAGTGCGACATCGACTTTCAGGGGGCGGTGTGTGCGGTCGTCACGATGGACGCTCCCCTGACGGACACCTACTGGCTGAACATCGCTCACGACGCGCCGTTCGGCGCGCTCATCGAGCACACCAACTTCGTGTCTCCCGACAGATACGGCGGCCAGCACCTCCTCTACGTCGCGAGCTACATCCAGTCGTCCGACGAACCGCTGTGGCAGGCCTCCGACGAGGAAATCGAAGAGCAGTGGCTCTCCCACCTCGAAGAGATGTTCCCCGACTTCTCTCGCGACTCGGTGACCCGGTTCCGCCTCGCGCGCAACCCCCGCGCCGCGCCCGTCTACGAGCGCGGCTACCTCGAAAAGGTCGTCCCGTACGACCTGAGCGAGGTGGCCGAGGGGCTGTACTACGCGGGGATGGCCTCGCGCGCGCAGTACCCCGAGCGTTCGTTGAACGGCGGCATCGTCGCCGGCTTCGAGTGCGCCGACCGCATCGACACGAAGGGGAACGCGGACCGGTCCGGCCGCGCAGTCGACGAGGTGGCTGGGGAGGGCGAGGGCGACCGGGTCGTGACCGGCGGGGAGACGTAG
- the pdxS gene encoding pyridoxal 5'-phosphate synthase lyase subunit PdxS — translation MADETDLTELRRGTDLVKRGFAQMQKGGVIMDVVNAEQARIAEEAGAVAVMALEAVPADIRKRGGVSRMPDPEKVSEIIDAVSIPVMGKARIGHYTEAQILEALGVDMVDESEVLTPADNEYHIDKRDFTAPFVCGARDLPEALRRIDEGAAMIRTKGEAGTGDVNQAVTHQRTIKHQIRSLIGMQHDEREKWAREHEAPADLVHETSEMGRLPVVNFAAGGIATPADAALMMYHECDGIFVGSGIFGAENPEAMGRAVVEAVNNWDDPEALAEISANIGKGMKGESNVDMPDEEKLQGRGV, via the coding sequence ATGGCTGATGAGACCGATCTGACGGAGCTTCGACGCGGGACCGATCTGGTCAAGCGCGGGTTCGCCCAGATGCAGAAAGGGGGCGTCATCATGGACGTGGTGAACGCCGAGCAGGCCCGCATCGCCGAGGAGGCCGGTGCCGTCGCGGTCATGGCGCTGGAGGCCGTCCCCGCCGACATCCGCAAGCGCGGCGGCGTCTCGCGCATGCCCGACCCGGAGAAGGTGTCGGAGATCATCGACGCCGTCTCCATCCCTGTGATGGGCAAGGCCCGAATCGGCCACTACACCGAGGCGCAGATCCTCGAAGCGCTCGGGGTCGACATGGTCGACGAGAGCGAGGTCCTGACGCCGGCGGACAACGAGTACCACATCGACAAGCGCGACTTCACCGCGCCGTTCGTCTGCGGTGCGCGCGACCTTCCCGAGGCGCTCCGCCGTATCGACGAGGGCGCGGCGATGATCCGCACGAAGGGCGAGGCCGGCACCGGCGACGTGAACCAGGCGGTCACCCACCAGCGGACCATCAAACACCAGATCCGCTCGCTCATCGGGATGCAGCACGACGAGCGCGAGAAGTGGGCCCGCGAGCACGAGGCGCCCGCGGACCTCGTGCACGAGACGTCCGAGATGGGACGGCTCCCGGTCGTGAACTTCGCCGCCGGCGGCATTGCGACGCCCGCCGACGCCGCGCTCATGATGTACCACGAGTGCGACGGCATCTTCGTCGGTTCGGGCATCTTCGGCGCGGAGAACCCCGAGGCGATGGGCCGAGCGGTCGTCGAGGCCGTCAACAACTGGGACGACCCCGAGGCGCTCGCGGAGATATCCGCGAACATCGGCAAGGGGATGAAGGGCGAATCGAACGTCGACATGCCCGACGAGGAGAAACTACAGGGCCGCGGCGTCTAG
- a CDS encoding DUF1405 domain-containing protein, which produces MATARRRLAELFDGDGLPAPADLPRWLAPLPRRVENLGLNLVPLVVLTNLVGTAFGFWYYRYQFSIEPTVMWPFVPDSPVATLFIALAFGSWYLGRTNEYLNALAFFGCLKLGAWTPYVLLVFAEDFSYLHPAMYNFLFWSHLAMVVEAFVIHRFSDFPIKAVLVAVVWYGFNDLVDYFVPLVGTPHHTLVPAEPISNQVVQHVSPAHELAAAGAVVLTLAATFLALSTRVKLLESVR; this is translated from the coding sequence ATGGCTACGGCTCGACGTCGCCTCGCCGAACTGTTCGACGGCGACGGCCTCCCCGCCCCCGCGGACCTCCCCCGATGGCTCGCTCCCCTCCCTCGGCGCGTGGAGAACCTCGGACTCAACCTCGTTCCGCTCGTCGTCCTCACCAACCTCGTCGGGACGGCGTTCGGTTTCTGGTACTACCGCTACCAGTTCTCCATCGAACCGACGGTGATGTGGCCGTTCGTCCCCGACTCGCCCGTGGCGACGCTCTTCATCGCGCTCGCGTTCGGCTCGTGGTACCTCGGGCGGACGAACGAGTACCTCAACGCGCTGGCCTTCTTCGGCTGTCTCAAACTCGGCGCGTGGACGCCGTACGTCCTCCTCGTGTTCGCAGAGGACTTCTCGTACCTCCACCCGGCGATGTACAACTTCCTCTTCTGGAGCCACCTCGCCATGGTCGTCGAGGCGTTCGTCATCCACCGGTTCTCGGACTTCCCGATCAAGGCAGTCCTCGTCGCCGTCGTCTGGTACGGCTTCAACGACCTCGTCGACTACTTCGTTCCCCTGGTGGGGACCCCCCACCACACGCTCGTCCCGGCCGAACCCATCTCGAATCAGGTCGTCCAGCACGTCTCCCCGGCGCACGAACTCGCCGCCGCCGGTGCCGTGGTGCTGACGCTCGCGGCGACGTTCCTCGCGCTGTCGACGCGGGTGAAACTGCTCGAATCCGTGCGGTGA
- a CDS encoding HFX_2341 family transcriptional regulator: MQTHIVPVGFDYDRLIAPLIRDQFDVDRVVLLEGAVGSEANVEYSRHLSKKLEKDFKNLLGAETSRVIVDDVYDYDAAFEQAYDLINAELDTGAEVWVNVSAMPRPVSFAFATAAHSIMVERQEDRDRIHTYYTAPEKYLETELAEELRAGRDLLAELLDAAEEADASTASDADGTTSVDVSADRERLEARLDAASNLLEEFDERGTTIGAKRIGENHIVELPVASFSNVKPFEEVILFKLGERGVFESVSELAEALAKELNEEYTDSFRSKVIYNVDRLGPGGKGYIEQEEHGKSYRTRLSRIGELWVRAHTDRA; encoded by the coding sequence ATGCAGACGCACATCGTCCCGGTGGGGTTCGACTACGACCGCCTCATCGCGCCGCTCATCCGGGACCAGTTCGACGTCGACCGCGTCGTCCTCCTCGAAGGGGCCGTCGGGAGCGAGGCGAACGTCGAGTACTCGCGTCACCTCTCGAAGAAACTGGAGAAGGATTTCAAGAACCTCCTCGGTGCTGAAACCAGCCGAGTGATCGTCGACGACGTCTACGACTACGACGCGGCGTTCGAGCAGGCGTACGACCTCATCAACGCCGAACTCGACACCGGCGCGGAGGTGTGGGTGAACGTCAGCGCCATGCCTCGTCCCGTCTCCTTCGCCTTCGCCACCGCCGCCCACTCCATCATGGTCGAACGGCAAGAGGACCGCGACAGAATCCACACCTACTACACGGCCCCCGAGAAGTACCTCGAAACCGAACTCGCCGAGGAACTCCGCGCGGGGCGGGACCTCCTCGCCGAACTGCTCGACGCGGCCGAGGAAGCCGACGCGTCGACCGCGAGCGACGCCGACGGGACCACGAGCGTCGACGTCAGCGCCGACCGCGAGCGACTCGAAGCCCGACTCGACGCCGCGTCGAACCTGTTAGAGGAGTTCGACGAGCGCGGCACGACCATCGGCGCGAAGCGCATCGGGGAGAACCACATCGTCGAACTCCCGGTCGCGTCCTTTTCGAACGTCAAGCCGTTCGAGGAGGTCATCCTGTTCAAACTCGGCGAGCGCGGCGTCTTCGAGTCCGTCTCCGAGTTGGCCGAAGCGCTGGCGAAGGAACTGAACGAGGAGTACACCGACTCCTTCCGGTCGAAAGTCATCTACAACGTCGACCGCCTCGGTCCCGGCGGGAAGGGCTACATCGAACAGGAAGAACACGGGAAGTCCTATCGAACCCGACTGTCGCGCATCGGCGAACTGTGGGTGCGCGCGCACACCGACCGGGCCTGA
- a CDS encoding trypsin-like serine peptidase — MTDDHDHDHDDHGEKDDDRYRRPPPRTAEPPLDQKELLDTVEPREPLVDPDTVSLDLSDLLSSIATPQVEIRDVTARRLDDGRLSPDKKGRYEFEVGLRHAGLGEHRFGPSPKLEMVDFEREEPVRGYPGFLPDHRPLRLVPKRLPERLEAKPRIHVPLDDLDEDVAEPTTVFSPEDRYTFNDTAFPWCTVGRIDTPGGYASGVMIGPRHVLTVSHAIQWNADGTAGWVKFTPSYFDGSEPFGVAWGTWVYWEGTKVDGSDGISHPSESRHDYVVVVLNQRMGNLTGWMGSRRYSTSWDDEPYWRHIGYPGDLASGERPSYERDIALDGDSETHMRALHRGDVWPGQSGGPFFAWWSGEDWPRVVSVQSAQTTSDNWASGGDHMVDLVVRARDDFP, encoded by the coding sequence ATGACCGACGATCACGACCACGACCACGACGACCACGGGGAGAAAGACGACGACCGATACCGGCGGCCGCCACCGCGTACAGCCGAACCACCGCTCGACCAGAAGGAACTCCTCGACACGGTCGAGCCACGAGAGCCGCTGGTCGATCCCGATACGGTGTCTCTGGACCTGAGTGACCTGTTGTCCAGCATCGCCACACCACAGGTCGAAATCCGCGATGTGACAGCCCGACGGCTGGACGACGGCCGCCTCTCACCCGACAAGAAGGGTCGGTACGAGTTCGAGGTCGGACTTCGTCACGCTGGGTTGGGCGAGCACCGATTCGGACCGTCCCCCAAACTCGAGATGGTGGACTTCGAGCGCGAAGAACCGGTTCGCGGGTATCCCGGCTTCCTGCCGGACCACCGGCCGCTCCGTCTGGTTCCGAAGCGACTGCCGGAGAGACTCGAAGCGAAGCCACGGATTCACGTGCCGCTCGACGACCTCGACGAGGACGTCGCGGAACCGACGACCGTGTTCTCGCCCGAGGATCGGTACACGTTCAACGACACTGCCTTCCCGTGGTGTACCGTCGGGCGGATCGACACACCGGGAGGCTACGCGAGTGGGGTGATGATCGGGCCGCGACACGTCCTGACCGTCAGCCACGCGATCCAGTGGAACGCCGACGGAACCGCCGGATGGGTGAAGTTCACGCCCTCGTACTTCGACGGGAGCGAACCGTTCGGGGTCGCCTGGGGGACCTGGGTGTACTGGGAGGGCACGAAGGTGGACGGGAGCGACGGAATCTCTCACCCATCGGAGAGCAGACACGACTACGTCGTCGTCGTCCTCAACCAGCGGATGGGGAACCTGACGGGGTGGATGGGGTCGCGTCGGTACTCGACGTCGTGGGACGACGAGCCCTACTGGCGGCACATCGGCTATCCGGGCGACCTCGCGTCGGGCGAGCGCCCGTCGTACGAGCGCGACATCGCGCTGGACGGCGACAGCGAGACACATATGCGGGCGTTGCACCGTGGAGACGTCTGGCCGGGACAGTCCGGAGGACCGTTCTTCGCGTGGTGGAGCGGCGAGGACTGGCCCCGGGTCGTGAGCGTCCAGAGCGCACAGACGACCAGCGACAACTGGGCGAGCGGCGGCGACCACATGGTCGACCTCGTCGTCAGAGCACGGGACGACTTCCCGTAA